Proteins co-encoded in one Candidatus Paracaedibacteraceae bacterium genomic window:
- a CDS encoding TIGR00282 family metallophosphoesterase produces MNILFCGDVVGRSGREILLKKLPYLKAELSLDFVIVNGENAAHGFGINKGICQEFFAAGVDVITTGNHIWDQRDIMSYIGGEPRLLRPINYPEGAPGRGFHVYQDRKGRKILVMNAMGRLFMETLDDPFAAVDKVLHNHPLGSAVQAVIVDMHAEATSEKMAMGHFCDGRASLVVGTHSHIPTADAQILPKGTAYQTDAGMCGDYNSVIGMDKASPLHKFTRKTPTEKMSPALGDGTLCGVFVQTDDATGRAIHIEPVRLGARLIEAVPQVLPLSQVS; encoded by the coding sequence ATGAATATATTATTTTGTGGTGATGTCGTCGGCCGTTCCGGACGCGAAATTTTGTTGAAAAAACTCCCTTATTTAAAGGCTGAGCTAAGCCTTGATTTTGTTATTGTTAATGGGGAAAACGCAGCTCATGGCTTTGGGATTAACAAGGGGATTTGTCAGGAGTTTTTTGCAGCTGGGGTTGATGTTATTACCACCGGTAATCACATTTGGGATCAGCGCGATATTATGTCTTATATTGGGGGTGAGCCTCGGTTGCTCCGCCCGATCAATTATCCCGAAGGGGCACCTGGTCGTGGTTTTCACGTTTATCAAGATCGCAAAGGGCGTAAAATTCTGGTCATGAACGCCATGGGGCGTTTATTCATGGAAACACTTGATGATCCATTTGCTGCTGTTGATAAAGTTTTGCATAATCATCCTTTGGGCAGTGCCGTCCAAGCTGTTATCGTTGATATGCACGCAGAAGCCACATCTGAAAAAATGGCAATGGGGCATTTTTGTGATGGCCGTGCCTCTTTGGTTGTTGGAACGCACTCTCATATTCCAACAGCCGATGCTCAAATTTTACCAAAAGGAACAGCATATCAGACAGATGCCGGTATGTGCGGTGATTATAATTCTGTGATTGGAATGGATAAAGCATCTCCCTTGCATAAATTTACACGTAAAACACCAACAGAAAAGATGAGTCCAGCTCTTGGTGATGGGACGCTATGCGGTGTTTTTGTTCAAACAGATGATGCAACAGGACGGGCTATCCACATCGAACCTGTTCGTTTAGGCGCACGTTTGATTGAGGCAGTTCCGCAAGTTCTGCCACTCTCTCAAGTCTCTTAA
- the acnA gene encoding aconitate hydratase AcnA produces the protein MTKCLDTLNTKSTLEIAGKTYNYYSLPKAEDAGVGEISKLPYTIKVLIENLLRHENGKSVTINDVYAAAKLPGKGKQLNELAFSPARVLMQDFTGVPAVVDLAAMRDAMKALGGDPEKINPLVPVDLVIDHSVMVDYYAESGAFEKNVDLEYERNAERYKFLKWGQTAFKNFRVVPPGTGICHQVNLEYLAQAVWVSENSKGELCAYPDTLVGTDSHTTMVNGLAVLGWGVGGIEAEAAMLGQPLSMLLPKVVGFKLTGKLLEGVTATDLVLTVTNILRAKGVVGKFVEFYGNGLDNLSLADRATIANMAPEYGATCGFFPIDQETLRYLEFTGRDADRIALVETYAKAQGLWRDQSSADPVYDEYVELDLALVLPTLAGPKRPQDKVLLSDAKASCLSTLKAENKENSAGVKVEGKNYDLNNGDVVIAAITSCTNTSNPSVMLAAGLVARKAHALGLTPKPWVKTSLAPGSQVVTDYLEKAGLMRDLEAVGFHLVGYGCTTCIGNSGPLNPELAKAVESGDLSVAGVLSGNRNFEGRINPHVKLNYLASPPLVVAYAFAGSMKIDITTEPLGTSKDGKPVYLSDIWPTQAEINDILEQSMTPEMFRQRYSNVFKGDEHWQKIETKASQTFNWDDSSTYVKNPPYFDSIKDVKRKITDISGAKFLALLGDSVTTDHISPAGSIKKDGPAGAYLVSHAVQTEDFNSYGSRRGNHEVMMRGTFANIRLANEMVPEKTGGYTRMAEGAEVTSIYEASMQFQKHGTPLVVVAGKEYGTGSSRDWAAKGTRLLGVKAVVAESFERIHRSNLVGMGVLPLQFKEGTTRKTLGLTGFETVSISGLNNGITPGMTLTCTFTKTDGTTISTDVLCRVDTQDEVDYFDNGGILPYVLRYLAQAA, from the coding sequence ATGACCAAGTGCTTAGACACGCTTAATACAAAATCAACCTTAGAAATTGCGGGCAAAACCTATAACTATTATAGCTTGCCAAAGGCAGAGGATGCTGGGGTTGGTGAGATTTCAAAGCTACCCTATACTATCAAAGTTTTAATTGAAAATTTGCTGCGGCATGAAAATGGAAAAAGTGTCACGATCAATGATGTTTATGCTGCTGCGAAACTTCCTGGAAAAGGTAAGCAGTTAAATGAGTTAGCATTCTCTCCTGCGCGTGTCTTAATGCAAGATTTTACTGGGGTTCCAGCAGTTGTTGATTTGGCTGCCATGCGGGATGCGATGAAGGCATTAGGCGGTGATCCGGAAAAAATCAACCCTTTGGTGCCTGTTGATTTAGTCATTGATCACTCTGTTATGGTTGATTACTATGCTGAATCGGGGGCTTTCGAGAAAAACGTTGATCTAGAGTATGAACGTAATGCTGAACGCTATAAATTCTTGAAATGGGGACAAACTGCCTTTAAAAATTTCAGAGTTGTTCCTCCTGGAACAGGGATTTGCCATCAGGTCAATTTAGAATATCTAGCCCAAGCTGTGTGGGTTTCTGAAAACTCAAAAGGTGAATTATGTGCTTACCCTGATACACTTGTTGGCACTGACAGCCACACAACGATGGTGAACGGTCTTGCTGTCTTAGGCTGGGGTGTTGGTGGTATTGAAGCCGAAGCAGCGATGTTAGGCCAGCCTCTGAGTATGTTATTGCCAAAGGTTGTTGGTTTTAAATTAACAGGTAAATTGCTTGAAGGAGTAACGGCTACAGACTTGGTTTTGACGGTAACTAATATTTTGCGTGCTAAGGGTGTTGTTGGTAAATTTGTCGAATTTTATGGAAATGGCTTAGATAATCTGAGTTTGGCTGACCGCGCAACCATTGCAAATATGGCTCCAGAGTATGGAGCAACATGTGGATTTTTCCCAATTGACCAAGAAACGCTGCGTTATCTTGAATTCACAGGTCGTGATGCTGATCGCATTGCGTTGGTTGAGACTTATGCTAAGGCCCAAGGTTTATGGCGCGATCAATCATCCGCAGACCCTGTTTATGATGAATATGTTGAATTAGATTTAGCATTAGTGTTGCCGACGCTTGCCGGGCCAAAACGTCCACAAGATAAAGTTTTACTCAGCGATGCTAAAGCTTCTTGCCTCAGTACATTAAAAGCTGAAAATAAAGAAAATAGCGCAGGTGTTAAAGTTGAGGGAAAAAATTATGATTTGAATAACGGTGACGTGGTTATTGCAGCCATTACCAGTTGTACAAATACATCTAATCCATCTGTGATGCTTGCTGCAGGTCTTGTTGCTCGTAAAGCCCATGCGTTGGGGCTGACACCAAAACCATGGGTTAAGACATCATTAGCGCCGGGATCACAGGTTGTAACAGATTATCTTGAAAAAGCCGGGTTGATGCGTGATCTCGAAGCTGTTGGATTCCATCTCGTTGGTTATGGATGTACAACATGTATTGGTAACTCTGGTCCGCTTAATCCAGAGTTGGCAAAGGCTGTTGAGTCAGGTGATTTAAGTGTGGCTGGTGTTTTGTCAGGTAATCGTAATTTTGAAGGTCGTATTAACCCTCATGTTAAACTCAATTATTTGGCGTCGCCACCCTTGGTCGTAGCGTATGCTTTTGCGGGGTCAATGAAAATTGATATTACCACTGAACCTCTTGGGACGTCAAAAGATGGTAAACCGGTTTACCTGTCTGATATTTGGCCAACTCAGGCTGAAATCAATGATATTCTTGAGCAATCTATGACACCGGAAATGTTCCGTCAACGTTACTCAAACGTCTTTAAAGGGGATGAACATTGGCAGAAGATTGAGACAAAAGCTTCTCAAACCTTTAATTGGGATGATTCAAGTACGTATGTTAAAAACCCCCCTTATTTTGATAGCATCAAAGACGTCAAACGTAAAATCACTGATATTTCTGGTGCTAAATTCTTAGCCTTGCTTGGGGATAGTGTGACAACGGACCATATTTCTCCGGCAGGTAGTATTAAAAAAGACGGACCTGCTGGTGCTTATCTTGTAAGTCATGCTGTACAAACAGAAGATTTCAATTCCTATGGGTCTCGTCGTGGAAATCATGAAGTCATGATGCGGGGGACTTTTGCTAATATTCGTTTGGCTAATGAAATGGTTCCAGAAAAAACCGGTGGATATACACGTATGGCGGAAGGTGCTGAAGTTACCTCTATTTATGAGGCATCTATGCAGTTCCAAAAACACGGAACACCATTGGTTGTTGTTGCTGGTAAAGAATATGGTACAGGGTCGTCTCGCGATTGGGCAGCCAAAGGAACGCGTTTATTAGGCGTCAAAGCCGTTGTGGCCGAAAGCTTTGAGCGTATTCATCGGTCCAATCTTGTTGGAATGGGTGTGCTGCCTCTACAATTTAAAGAAGGCACAACGCGGAAAACTCTTGGTCTAACAGGGTTTGAGACTGTCTCTATTTCTGGTTTAAACAATGGTATTACACCTGGAATGACCTTAACCTGTACATTTACAAAAACGGATGGTACGACGATCAGTACCGACGTCCTTTGTCGCGTCGATACACAAGATGAAGTTGATTATTTTGACAATGGTGGAATTTTGCCCTATGTGTTGCGTTATTTAGCACAGGCGGCTTAG